From a region of the Phragmites australis chromosome 21, lpPhrAust1.1, whole genome shotgun sequence genome:
- the LOC133903090 gene encoding uncharacterized protein LOC133903090 isoform X2 produces MGSTVNLKAKTKHRRCLLVVLAALETNTVIGKVTAGGEGNLSPISNISNNSGRSSDRSSGIWNETYCSSLSEDYDYVRFMNYQDSSGDTVNIINACKEFVEVADPAMLGSDRSRDVLYRLKRTSKIPPALSEYVAPSVELLLHSVLFFWEPRFHPMIRKANMDKLLNVVDGLTASAKCLEPVVPIIGDFSLHLQPYAQALVENKLKESKYYIAKEQISVHEEFDEFLASGELDDYMDQFMSSKDDFMEELVVNKLLPSQFLVLDCFLIKLSFERRAEIVHMHTEICTYDKCLRGLFASEPLKVKAQSLISELEAEGFFDVNSNRINWGKTSFSERVDKFSSEFFPRNSLPKHYAIRGLVIDCRTILLQKDISQQEALEKVVVDVCNSLTGYLRKFWKDTRYCEHQYYHIIRDPLRIRQVNSGPRTQPF; encoded by the exons ATGGGTAGCACTGTTAATCTTAAGGCAAAAACCAAGCATAGGCGGTGCTTACTTGTTGTGCTGGCTGCCTTGGAAACAAACACTGTAATTGGGAAAGTTACAG CAGGGGGAGAAGGAAATCTCAGCCCGATATCCAACATCAGTAACAATTCAGGTCGGAGTAGTGATAGAAGCAGTGGCATCTGGAATGAAACTTACTGTAGCAGCTTATCTGAGGACTACGATTATGTTCGATTTATGAATTATCAAGATAGCAGTGGTGACACTGTTAATATTATTAATGCCTGCAAAGAATTTGTTGAGGTTGCTGACCCTGCAATGCTG GGATCTGATCGTTCTCGGGATGTTCTTTATCGTCTCAAACGAACTTCTAAGATACCACCTGCACTTTCTGAATATGTGGCACCATCAGTTGAA ctTCTCCTTCATTCTGTATTATTTTTCTGGGAACCTAGATTTCATCCCATGATACGCAAG GCCAACATGGACAAACTTTTGAATGTAGTTGATGGATTGACGGCAAGTGCAAAATGCTTAGAG CCGGTAGTACCAATTATTGGAGATTTCTCGCTTCATTTGCAACCTTATGCACAGGCTTTGGTTGAGAATAAGCTTAAAGAGTCCAAG TATTATATCGCAAAAGAACAAATAAGCGTGCATGAAGAGTTTGACGAGTTTTTGGCCTCTGGCGAATTAGATGATTATATGGATCAGTTTATGTCTTCAAAG GATGATTTTATGGAGGAGCTTGTTGTAAACAAGTTGTTGCCAAGTCAGTTTTTGGTATTGGACTGTTTTCTAATAAAATTATCTTTTGAG CGGAGAGCTGAGATTGTGCACATGCATACTGAAATCTGCACCTATGATAAATGTTTGCGAGGTCTCTTTGCGAGTGAGCCA CTGAAAGTTAAAGCCCAAAGTTTGATCAGTGAGCTTGAAGCAGAAGGTTTTTTTGATGTCAACAGCAATCGGATCAATTGG GGGAAGACATCTTTTTCAGAACGGGTAGACAAATTCAGTTCTGAATTTTTCCCCAGGAATTCCCTTCCTAAGCACTATGCTATCCGTGGACTAGTAATC GATTGCCGGACAATCTTATTACAGAAGGATATCAGCCAGCAAGAAGCATTGGAAAAG GTGGTTGTTGATGTATGCAATAGCTTGACTGGATATCTTCGAAAG TTTTGGAAGGATACAAGGTACTGTGAGCACCAGTACTATCATATTATAAGGGATCCCTTAAGGATTAGGCAG GTCAATTCGGGCCCCAGAACACAACCATTCTAA
- the LOC133903977 gene encoding uncharacterized protein At2g38710-like, translating to MVVASEEMAVYCFDTLVAHYSGDQPPPPAFEDGNHPLFVTWKKATNGSEPRLRGCIGTLEPRQIVSGFKDYALTSALRDRRFPPMQSKELPSLECTVSVLIDYETAQNYLDWEVGKHGLIIEFTDPDYNIRRSATYLPEVAGQEGWTHTETIDSLMRKAGYNGAITEPLRKKICVTRYQSTLYTMHYGEYVAYVKKNRGAAPAINGVPVVNGFKPGH from the exons ATGGTGGTGGCCTCGGAAGAAATGGCGGTCTACTGCTTCGACACCCTCGTCGCCCACTACAGCGGCgaccagccgccgccgcccgccttCGAGGACGGCAACCA CCCGTTGTTTGTGACCTGGAAGAAGGCTACCAATGGTTCAGAACCACGCCTCCGGGGATGCATAGGAACCTTGGAGCCCCGTCAGATTGTCAGTGGCTTTAAGGACTACGCACTAACTAG TGCCCTGAGGGACCGGCGTTTTCCCCCAATGCAGTCGAAAGAACTGCCATCCTTGGAGTGTACCGTATCTGTACTGATTGATTACGAAACCGCACAGAACTACCTCGATTGGGAG GTTGGGAAGCATGGTTTAATTATTGAATTTACAGATCCAGACTATAATATAAGACGCAGTGCAACCTATTTACCTGAGGTTGCTGGCCAGGAAG GATGGACACACACAGAGACTATTGACTCGCTCATGAGGAAGGCGGGTTACAATGGTGCCATCACCGAGCCCTTGAGGAAGAAAATCTGTGTCACCCGCTACCAGAGCACCCTGTACACCATGCACTACGGTGAATATGTTGCATACGTCAAGAAGAATAGAGGTGCAGCCCCTGCAATCAACGGGGTGCCTGTAGTTAACGGCTTCAAGCCAGGCCATTGA
- the LOC133903090 gene encoding uncharacterized protein LOC133903090 isoform X3, with amino-acid sequence MPAKNLLRLLTLQCWLNDSNGIKGSDRSRDVLYRLKRTSKIPPALSEYVAPSVELLLHSVLFFWEPRFHPMIRKANMDKLLNVVDGLTASAKCLEPVVPIIGDFSLHLQPYAQALVENKLKESKYYIAKEQISVHEEFDEFLASGELDDYMDQFMSSKDDFMEELVVNKLLPSQFLVLDCFLIKLSFERRAEIVHMHTEICTYDKCLRGLFASEPLKVKAQSLISELEAEGFFDVNSNRINWGKTSFSERVDKFSSEFFPRNSLPKHYAIRGLVIDCRTILLQKDISQQEALEKVVVDVCNSLTGYLRKFWKDTRYCEHQYYHIIRDPLRIRQVNSGPRTQPF; translated from the exons ATGCCTGCAAAGAATTTGTTGAGGTTGCTGACCCTGCAATGCTG GTTGAATGACTCTAACGGCATTAAG GGATCTGATCGTTCTCGGGATGTTCTTTATCGTCTCAAACGAACTTCTAAGATACCACCTGCACTTTCTGAATATGTGGCACCATCAGTTGAA ctTCTCCTTCATTCTGTATTATTTTTCTGGGAACCTAGATTTCATCCCATGATACGCAAG GCCAACATGGACAAACTTTTGAATGTAGTTGATGGATTGACGGCAAGTGCAAAATGCTTAGAG CCGGTAGTACCAATTATTGGAGATTTCTCGCTTCATTTGCAACCTTATGCACAGGCTTTGGTTGAGAATAAGCTTAAAGAGTCCAAG TATTATATCGCAAAAGAACAAATAAGCGTGCATGAAGAGTTTGACGAGTTTTTGGCCTCTGGCGAATTAGATGATTATATGGATCAGTTTATGTCTTCAAAG GATGATTTTATGGAGGAGCTTGTTGTAAACAAGTTGTTGCCAAGTCAGTTTTTGGTATTGGACTGTTTTCTAATAAAATTATCTTTTGAG CGGAGAGCTGAGATTGTGCACATGCATACTGAAATCTGCACCTATGATAAATGTTTGCGAGGTCTCTTTGCGAGTGAGCCA CTGAAAGTTAAAGCCCAAAGTTTGATCAGTGAGCTTGAAGCAGAAGGTTTTTTTGATGTCAACAGCAATCGGATCAATTGG GGGAAGACATCTTTTTCAGAACGGGTAGACAAATTCAGTTCTGAATTTTTCCCCAGGAATTCCCTTCCTAAGCACTATGCTATCCGTGGACTAGTAATC GATTGCCGGACAATCTTATTACAGAAGGATATCAGCCAGCAAGAAGCATTGGAAAAG GTGGTTGTTGATGTATGCAATAGCTTGACTGGATATCTTCGAAAG TTTTGGAAGGATACAAGGTACTGTGAGCACCAGTACTATCATATTATAAGGGATCCCTTAAGGATTAGGCAG GTCAATTCGGGCCCCAGAACACAACCATTCTAA
- the LOC133903878 gene encoding RPM1 interacting protein 13-like isoform X2, with translation MARGKRSAPAPAAPVAKAKKPPPAPVAPANTAAAANVIEIPSSPDPSVGGSAKKARKRSAPLDLDDEIEMWTPREKRRLDEDCQILATDPIAAAEVAPATPAAASDDVAVVAERGKVACRDYPHPRSACAKHPFNITPHERHCGKCFCYVCDIAAPCVSWKGTGGHCHASDKDQRWKIKRLSRQKQQK, from the exons ATGGCCAGGGGCAAGCGGTCGGCACCCGCGCCAGCGGCCCCGGTGGCGAAGGCCAAGAAGCCGCCGCCAGCTCCAGTGGCTCCGGCGAATACGGCCGCGGCGGCGAATGTGATCGAAATCCCGTCGTCCCCTGACCCCTCTGTCGGCGGCAGCGCGAAGAAGGCGCGGAAGAGGTCCGCGCCGCTCGACCTCGACGACGAGATCGAGATGTGGACCCCGCGGGAGAAGCGGCGCCTCGACGAGGACTGCCAAATCCTCGCCACCGACCCGATCGCCGCCGCGGAGGTGGCCCCAGCCACCCCCGCCGCCGCAAGTGACGACGTCGCGGTCGTCGCCGAGCGGGGCAAG GTGGCGTGCAGAGATTACCCCCATCCGAGGTCCGCTTGCGCCAAGCACCCGTTTAACATCACGCCTCATGAGCGCCACTGTGGAAAG TGTTTCTGCTATGTGTGCGACATCGCTGCCCCGTGTGTGTCTTGGAAGGGTACTGGAGGGCACTGCCACGCTTCTGACAAGGACCAAAGGTGGAAGATTAAGAGATTGTCAAGGCAGAAGCAACAAAAGTAG
- the LOC133903878 gene encoding uncharacterized protein LOC133903878 isoform X1 produces the protein MVKIVEVDEQPDAERDGECYEIDIEQFSKKVNLKETDDVIVVAAKGKMVKVEVEQPEDLAETSDGYDSEADCLCILSSGVTHENRHEFATGDSMDNPYKIEEDEPTLLQTGIDEDRFALVKSSAKFGADDRKSGKFIQGDKDERRSDTTQVTPDKIVVKSQPDDHEGIEGVDDDANDHCLVMNLGIRAYDHNGGRFFHGDKDERRCDTVVVISDKVVVKLSEPVDGNSVEGCEEGTYDHCLEMARERRVFDEEDDEDVVVVEREAL, from the exons ATGGTGAAGATAGTGGAGGTTGACGAACAGCCTGATGCTGAACGTGATGGCGAGTGCTACGAGATAGACATCGAACAGTTCTCTAAGAAGGTGAATCTCAAGGAAACCGATGATGTGATTGTCGTTGCAGCAAAAGGCAAG ATGGTTAAAGTGGAAGTGGAACAGCCGGAGGACTTGGCAGAAACATCGGATGGCTATGACAGTGAAGCTGACTGCTTGTGCATTCTCAGCTCTGGTGTTACTCATGAGAACCGGCATGAATTTGCCACTGGTGACAGCATGGATAATCCTTATAAGATCGAAGAAGATGAGCCGACTCTCCTTCAGACGGGGATTGACGAGGACAGGTTTGCGCTCGTCAAGTCGTCTGCCAAGTTTGGAGCTGATGATCGCAAGAGCGGCAAATTTATCCAAGGAGACAAAGATGAGCGCCGCAGTGACACCACTCAAGTTACTCCTGACAAGATTGTGGTGAAGAGCCAACCTGATGACCACGAAGGCATCGAAGGTGTTGACGATGATGCGAATGACCACTGCCTTGTGATGAATTTGGGGATTAGAGCTTATGATCACAACGGTGGCCGATTCTTCCACGGAGACAAAGATGAGCGTCGGTGCGACACTGTCGTCGTTATTTCTgacaaggtggtggtgaagctgAGCGAACCTGTTGACGGCAATAGTGTTGAAGGATGTGAAGAAGGTACGTACGACCACTGCCTTGAGATGGCCCGTGAGCGAAGGGTGtttgatgaggaagatgacgaGGACGTCGTTGTAGTCGAGAGAGAGGCCCTGTGA
- the LOC133903878 gene encoding RPM1 interacting protein 13-like isoform X3 — translation MARGKRSAPAPAAPVAKAKKPPPAPVAPANTAAAANVIEIPSSPDPSVGGSAKKARKRSAPLDLDDEIEMWTPREKRRLDEDCQILATDPIAAAEVAPATPAAASDDVAVVAERGKVACRDYPHPRSACAKHPFNITPHERHCGKCFYFVCDIAAPCVLEWWKTMRSFKKKISVKRPI, via the exons ATGGCCAGGGGCAAGCGGTCGGCACCCGCGCCAGCGGCCCCGGTGGCGAAGGCCAAGAAGCCGCCGCCAGCTCCAGTGGCTCCGGCGAATACGGCCGCGGCGGCGAATGTGATCGAAATCCCGTCGTCCCCTGACCCCTCTGTCGGCGGCAGCGCGAAGAAGGCGCGGAAGAGGTCCGCGCCGCTCGACCTCGACGACGAGATCGAGATGTGGACCCCGCGGGAGAAGCGGCGCCTCGACGAGGACTGCCAAATCCTCGCCACCGACCCGATCGCCGCCGCGGAGGTGGCCCCAGCCACCCCCGCCGCCGCAAGTGACGACGTCGCGGTCGTCGCCGAGCGGGGCAAG GTGGCGTGCAGAGATTACCCCCATCCGAGGTCCGCTTGCGCCAAGCACCCGTTTAACATCACGCCTCATGAGCGCCACTGTGGAAAG TGTTTCTACTTTGTATGCGACATCGCTGCCCCATGTGTCTTGGAATGGTGGAAGACTATGAGATcattcaagaaaaaaatcagCGTAAAAAGGCCTATTTAA
- the LOC133903516 gene encoding mitochondrial carnitine/acylcarnitine carrier-like protein: MGDVAKDLTAGTVGGAAQLVVGHPFDTIKVKLQSQPTPPPGQPPRYAGAVDAVKQTLAAEGPRGLYKGMGAPLATVAAFNAVLFTVRGQMEAVLRSEPGLPLTVGQQVVAGAGAGVAVSFLACPTELIKCRLQAQSALATAAPAPAAAAAGAGGAAAATVAAPAAAVKYGGPIDVAKHVLKSEGGTRGLFKGLVPTLGREVPGNAIMFGVYEAIKQLIAGGQDTSQLGRGSLIVAGGLAGASFWGTVYPTDVVKSVLQVDDYKNPKYSGSMDAFKKILAADGVKGLYKGFGPAMGRSVPANAACFLAYEVTRSALG, encoded by the exons ATGGGTGACGTGGCCAAGGACCTgacggccggcacggtgggTGGCGCGGCGCAGCTGGTGGTGGGCCACCCGTTCGACACCATCAAGGTGAAGCTCCAGAGCCAGCCTACGCCGCCGCCCGGCCAGCCGCCCCGCTACGCCGGCGCCGTCGACGCCGTCAAGCAGACGCTGGCCGCCGAGGGGCCCCGGGGCCTGTACAAGGGCATGGGCGCGCCCCTCGCCACCGTCGCCGCATTCAACGCCGTCCTCTTCACCGTCAGGGGACAGATGGAGGCCGTGCTGCGGTCCGAGCCCGGCTTGCCGCTCACCGTCGGCCAGCAGGTCGTTgcaggcgccggcgccggggtcGCCGTCTCGTTCCTGGCCTGTCCCACCGAACTCATCAAGTGCAG GTTGCAAGCCCAGAGCGCCTTGGCGACCGCTGCCCCTGCtccggccgccgctgccgccggtgcaggaggcgctgctgctgccaccgTCGCCGCCCCTGCCGCGGCAGTGAAGTATGGCGGCCCGATCGACGTCGCGAAGCACGTGCTTAAATCGGaaggcggcacgcgcggcctcTTCAAGGGTCTCGTCCCGACGCTGGGGCGCGAGGTCCCCGGCAACGCCATCATGTTCGGCGTGTACGAGGCGATCAAGCAGCTCATCGCCGGCGGGCAGGACACCTCCCAGCTCGGCCGTGGCTCGCTGATCGTGGCCGGCGGCCTCGCCGGCGCCTCCTTCTGGGGCACCGTGTACCCGACCGACGTCGTCAAGAGCGTGCTCCAGGTGGACGACTACAAGAACCCCAAGTACTCCGGGTCCATGGACGCATTCAAGAAGATCCTCGCCGCCGACGGCGTGAAGGGCCTGTACAAGGGATTCGGCCCCGCCATGGGGCGCAGCGTCCCGGCGAACGCTGCATGCTTCTTGGCGTACGAGGTGACCAGGTCCGCGCTAGGGTGA
- the LOC133903880 gene encoding abscisic acid receptor PYL10-like — MAKQRPGVERRRNGKEGAGASRQRANPIEPKAEAFAAAMEHQGAGADGEVPAGLGLTAAEYEQLRLTVDVHHRYAVGPGQCSSLLAQRIHAPPAAVWAVVRRFDCPQVYKHFIRSCALRPDPDAGDVLRPGRLREVSVISGLPASTSTERLDLLDDAGRVFGFSITGGEHRLRNYRSVTTVSELAGPGICTVVLESYVVDVPDGNTEDDTRLFADTVVRLNLQKLKSVAEAAAAAAATTTSNSVPQLPPPAPAE; from the exons ATGGCAAAGCAAAGACCCGGAGTGGAGAGGAGAAGAAATGGGAAAGAGGGAGCAGGGGCGTCGAGGCAACGAG CGAATCCAATCGAGCCCAAGGCGGAAGCTTTTGCCGCGGCGATGGAGCATCAGGGTGCAGGGGCGGACGGGGAGGTGCCGGCCGGGCTGGGTCTGACGGCGGCGGAGTACGAGCAGCTGAGGCTGACGGTGGACGTGCACCACCGCTACGCCGTGGGGCCGGGCCAATGCTCCTCGCTGCTGGCTCAGCGCATCCacgcgccgccggccgccgtctgGGCCGTCGTCCGTCGGTTCGACTGCCCGCAGGTGTACAAGCACTTCATCCGCAGCTGCGCGCTCCGCCCGGACCCCGACGCCGGCGACGTCCTCCGCCCCGGCCGCCTCCGCGAGGTCAGCGTCATCTCCGGCCTCCCCGCCAGCACCAGCACCGAGCGCCTCGATCTCCTCGACGACGCGGGCCGGGTCTTCGGCTTCTCCATCACCGGCGGCGAGCACCGCCTCCGCAACTACCGCTCCGTCACCACCGTCTCCGAGCTCGCAGGCCCCGGGATCTGCACCGTCGTGCTCGAGTCCTACGTCGTCGACGTCCCCGACGGCAACACCGAGGACGACACCCGCCTCTTCGCCGACACCGTCGTCAGGCTCAACCTCCAGAAGCTCAAGTCCGTcgccgaggccgccgccgccgccgccgccaccaccacctccaactCCGTCCCACAGTTGCCTCCGCCTGCGCCGGCCGAGTAG
- the LOC133903090 gene encoding uncharacterized protein LOC133903090 isoform X1, with the protein MNYTHLLCFRKEDLSSTTLADLRKVLVGSLDDLVLKDATTLSDDPMGSTVNLKAKTKHRRCLLVVLAALETNTVIGKVTAGGEGNLSPISNISNNSGRSSDRSSGIWNETYCSSLSEDYDYVRFMNYQDSSGDTVNIINACKEFVEVADPAMLGSDRSRDVLYRLKRTSKIPPALSEYVAPSVELLLHSVLFFWEPRFHPMIRKANMDKLLNVVDGLTASAKCLEPVVPIIGDFSLHLQPYAQALVENKLKESKYYIAKEQISVHEEFDEFLASGELDDYMDQFMSSKDDFMEELVVNKLLPSQFLVLDCFLIKLSFERRAEIVHMHTEICTYDKCLRGLFASEPLKVKAQSLISELEAEGFFDVNSNRINWGKTSFSERVDKFSSEFFPRNSLPKHYAIRGLVIDCRTILLQKDISQQEALEKVVVDVCNSLTGYLRKFWKDTRYCEHQYYHIIRDPLRIRQVNSGPRTQPF; encoded by the exons ATGAATTACACG CATTTGCTATGTTTCAGGAAGGAGGACCTCAGCAGTACAACATTGGCCGATTTAAGAAAAGTTCTTGTTGGGTCCCTTGATGATTTGGTTCTAAAGGATGCTACAACTCTCTCAGATGATCCAATGGGTAGCACTGTTAATCTTAAGGCAAAAACCAAGCATAGGCGGTGCTTACTTGTTGTGCTGGCTGCCTTGGAAACAAACACTGTAATTGGGAAAGTTACAG CAGGGGGAGAAGGAAATCTCAGCCCGATATCCAACATCAGTAACAATTCAGGTCGGAGTAGTGATAGAAGCAGTGGCATCTGGAATGAAACTTACTGTAGCAGCTTATCTGAGGACTACGATTATGTTCGATTTATGAATTATCAAGATAGCAGTGGTGACACTGTTAATATTATTAATGCCTGCAAAGAATTTGTTGAGGTTGCTGACCCTGCAATGCTG GGATCTGATCGTTCTCGGGATGTTCTTTATCGTCTCAAACGAACTTCTAAGATACCACCTGCACTTTCTGAATATGTGGCACCATCAGTTGAA ctTCTCCTTCATTCTGTATTATTTTTCTGGGAACCTAGATTTCATCCCATGATACGCAAG GCCAACATGGACAAACTTTTGAATGTAGTTGATGGATTGACGGCAAGTGCAAAATGCTTAGAG CCGGTAGTACCAATTATTGGAGATTTCTCGCTTCATTTGCAACCTTATGCACAGGCTTTGGTTGAGAATAAGCTTAAAGAGTCCAAG TATTATATCGCAAAAGAACAAATAAGCGTGCATGAAGAGTTTGACGAGTTTTTGGCCTCTGGCGAATTAGATGATTATATGGATCAGTTTATGTCTTCAAAG GATGATTTTATGGAGGAGCTTGTTGTAAACAAGTTGTTGCCAAGTCAGTTTTTGGTATTGGACTGTTTTCTAATAAAATTATCTTTTGAG CGGAGAGCTGAGATTGTGCACATGCATACTGAAATCTGCACCTATGATAAATGTTTGCGAGGTCTCTTTGCGAGTGAGCCA CTGAAAGTTAAAGCCCAAAGTTTGATCAGTGAGCTTGAAGCAGAAGGTTTTTTTGATGTCAACAGCAATCGGATCAATTGG GGGAAGACATCTTTTTCAGAACGGGTAGACAAATTCAGTTCTGAATTTTTCCCCAGGAATTCCCTTCCTAAGCACTATGCTATCCGTGGACTAGTAATC GATTGCCGGACAATCTTATTACAGAAGGATATCAGCCAGCAAGAAGCATTGGAAAAG GTGGTTGTTGATGTATGCAATAGCTTGACTGGATATCTTCGAAAG TTTTGGAAGGATACAAGGTACTGTGAGCACCAGTACTATCATATTATAAGGGATCCCTTAAGGATTAGGCAG GTCAATTCGGGCCCCAGAACACAACCATTCTAA